In Rhodothermales bacterium, a single window of DNA contains:
- the purE gene encoding 5-(carboxyamino)imidazole ribonucleotide mutase — protein MNTSHPGTTASTPLVGIAMGSQSDWPTMEAAADILKDFGIPFEARVLSAHRTPDKMTEWAQKARERGMRVIIAGAGGAAHLPGMIAASTVLPVIGVPVETRSLKGLDSLLSIVQMPGGVPVATVAIGNAKNAALLAVQILGAGQEHHLDAMETYRATLRAQVADMDAAVRGMKG, from the coding sequence ATGAACACTTCCCATCCAGGTACGACCGCATCCACCCCGCTTGTCGGCATTGCCATGGGCAGTCAATCGGACTGGCCGACCATGGAGGCGGCAGCCGACATATTGAAGGACTTCGGCATCCCGTTCGAGGCCCGCGTTCTCTCGGCACATCGCACGCCGGACAAAATGACGGAATGGGCCCAGAAAGCCCGTGAACGAGGAATGCGTGTCATCATAGCCGGCGCAGGCGGTGCTGCCCACTTGCCCGGCATGATTGCCGCGTCCACGGTCCTACCCGTCATCGGTGTTCCGGTTGAAACCCGGAGCTTGAAGGGTCTGGACTCCCTGCTCTCCATTGTACAGATGCCCGGCGGAGTCCCTGTGGCCACGGTGGCTATCGGCAATGCGAAAAACGCTGCGCTGCTGGCCGTCCAGATCCTGGGGGCCGGCCAGGAACACCATCTGGATGCCATGGAAACGTACCGTGCTACGTTGCGCGCCCAGGTGGCCGACATGGATGCAGCCGTCCGTGGGATGAAGGGCTGA
- a CDS encoding TonB-dependent receptor yields the protein MSTLSINALRLPVVLLLGWLIMLAAPLREAQAQSGIVRGVISDADTGEALQGVNVALLGASGELVTGTVSGSGGVYALSRLDEGAYVLRASFIGFDTWEQGITLEEGERILLNIQLTEGSEVLDELVVEEERDSGSVRVTAGQVTIIPADIEMIPSPDVSGDLVNYLTTLPGIVSVGDRGGQLFVRGGEPWQNLVLLDGLWIYQPFHVLGFFSSFPADIIADVEVFAGGFPSQYGGRISSVMDVTSRNGSKYGYKGSASLAPFVSGLMIEGPLHNNGKVSFLASVRESVIGQGASRIISQDLPYEFGDLYVKLHALPSYNSQFTVNFLRTHDKGSVFEGSVQQPREFVEWTNEAGGLRYLVFPRAFSVMAEFAVNASRLESWQSRGTAAERFSRLQSVNTIANLTHFHGNTTIRWGLFARSLTIESELNGLFQNLSFREEFVTEIGMYVEPEWSFGNGWELRAGARIHGFPSKNVGFLEPRLRLVRRRDHDEWSFAAGSYHQEIVGLVDRRDAAGVFSAWTSSPNNFDVPSALHAIIGYRRALSSSFEVGLEGYAKKLDNLFIPEWTAFPRFTTRIQNADGRVFGGDLRAEYSEDGFRVLATYGLSSVEYSARQESLPLWYGTESVSFRPAHDRRHQLNLVVNKDTRLAVFSVRWQFGSGLPFSRALGFDGFVLMEGNVDVLEEEGSRRVIFEQPYKGLLPTYHRLDLSAEREMVLTEKARLTIHAGIINTYDRANLFYLDVFTLRRVDQLPFIPTLGLKLDLEE from the coding sequence ATGTCCACGTTGTCCATCAACGCGTTGCGCTTGCCGGTCGTCCTCTTATTGGGCTGGCTGATTATGCTGGCCGCCCCGCTCCGGGAGGCGCAGGCCCAGTCAGGCATTGTGCGGGGTGTCATCTCGGATGCCGACACCGGAGAAGCCCTTCAAGGTGTGAATGTGGCGCTACTCGGCGCATCGGGTGAGCTGGTGACCGGAACCGTGTCTGGCTCGGGGGGCGTGTATGCGTTGTCGCGTCTTGACGAAGGGGCTTACGTGCTGCGCGCATCGTTCATCGGATTCGATACCTGGGAGCAGGGCATCACACTGGAAGAAGGGGAGCGCATCCTTCTAAACATCCAACTGACCGAAGGGTCGGAAGTACTGGATGAACTGGTCGTCGAGGAAGAGCGGGACTCGGGTTCGGTCCGCGTGACCGCTGGCCAGGTGACCATCATTCCGGCAGATATCGAAATGATTCCCTCGCCGGACGTATCCGGTGATCTGGTCAATTACTTGACCACGCTCCCGGGCATCGTATCGGTGGGCGACCGGGGAGGGCAGTTGTTTGTCCGTGGTGGTGAGCCGTGGCAGAACCTGGTGCTGCTGGACGGGCTGTGGATCTATCAACCCTTCCACGTACTCGGCTTTTTTTCATCGTTCCCGGCGGATATCATTGCCGATGTGGAGGTATTTGCGGGCGGTTTTCCCAGCCAGTACGGGGGGCGCATATCCTCGGTAATGGACGTCACAAGCCGGAACGGAAGCAAATACGGATACAAGGGTTCCGCGTCGCTTGCACCGTTCGTGTCCGGACTCATGATTGAAGGACCGCTTCACAACAATGGAAAGGTGTCGTTCCTGGCCTCTGTCCGCGAATCGGTCATCGGACAGGGTGCGTCGCGGATTATCAGCCAGGACCTTCCGTACGAATTCGGCGACCTGTACGTAAAATTACACGCACTTCCTTCGTACAACTCCCAATTCACCGTCAACTTCCTGCGGACCCACGACAAAGGTTCTGTTTTCGAGGGATCGGTTCAGCAACCCCGGGAATTCGTGGAGTGGACCAACGAGGCCGGTGGCCTGAGGTACCTGGTTTTCCCGCGCGCGTTTTCGGTCATGGCCGAATTTGCCGTCAATGCTTCCCGGCTTGAATCATGGCAGAGTCGGGGGACGGCAGCGGAACGATTCTCGCGTCTTCAGTCGGTCAATACCATTGCCAACCTGACGCACTTCCACGGAAATACAACCATTCGATGGGGCCTGTTTGCCCGCTCGTTGACCATCGAGAGTGAGTTGAACGGGCTGTTCCAGAATCTGTCGTTCCGGGAGGAATTCGTGACGGAAATCGGGATGTACGTGGAGCCCGAGTGGAGTTTCGGCAATGGATGGGAATTGCGGGCCGGCGCCCGGATCCATGGTTTCCCCAGCAAGAATGTCGGTTTCCTGGAGCCCCGGTTACGTCTCGTCCGCCGTCGGGACCATGACGAATGGTCGTTCGCTGCCGGCAGTTATCATCAGGAGATCGTAGGACTTGTGGACAGGAGGGATGCGGCGGGCGTCTTTTCAGCATGGACGTCCAGTCCGAATAATTTCGATGTTCCTTCCGCGCTCCATGCCATTATTGGATACCGTCGCGCCCTGTCTTCGTCGTTCGAAGTCGGGCTGGAGGGCTATGCCAAGAAGCTGGACAATCTTTTCATCCCGGAGTGGACGGCGTTTCCCCGCTTCACGACGCGCATCCAGAACGCTGACGGACGGGTGTTCGGCGGAGACCTGCGCGCGGAATATTCGGAAGACGGGTTCCGCGTGCTCGCCACGTACGGGTTGTCCAGTGTGGAATATTCGGCCCGTCAGGAATCGCTTCCACTCTGGTACGGAACCGAGAGTGTATCCTTTCGACCGGCGCACGATCGCCGGCACCAACTCAACCTGGTCGTCAACAAAGACACCCGACTTGCCGTCTTCTCGGTCCGTTGGCAATTCGGGAGCGGCCTGCCCTTCAGCCGGGCCCTGGGATTCGACGGATTCGTCCTGATGGAAGGCAACGTGGATGTGTTGGAAGAGGAGGGCAGTCGGCGGGTCATCTTCGAGCAGCCCTACAAGGGTCTGTTGCCCACGTACCACCGCTTGGATCTCTCGGCCGAACGGGAGATGGTCTTGACGGAAAAGGCCCGACTGACCATACATGCCGGAATCATCAACACGTATGACCGAGCCAACCTCTTCTATCTGGACGTGTTTACCCTGAGGAGGGTGGACCAGTTGCCCTTCATTCCTACGCTTGGACTCAAACTGGATCTTGAAGAATGA
- a CDS encoding tetratricopeptide repeat protein: protein MKTMSPASSLPGFFNGCVAGIVAALLFVAMPVLAQQADPMTDGILDFRRGEYSSAVTHFERALEQDPANAEAHFLLARIFWETPLRDERRAGRELDRALEIEPENVQYMVARMQQYKADASNFIVEKSRETRRRELARAILEIDPQNAFAHEELGVAYIRDFWRYRNALMYPALTFNEYRYRSQTTVDPLAGYLVEQAQDYDRDQGIEYEPTTDELIGAVEQNLDPNSIFLADEFDVETLKQQGIPVVDMSSRAQKAYDRAIGHLSTALESDPRQRTVYDHLMEIYALKGEYEEALDMLSQMYVYFPDDAQLWTYLGYAHYNVGNMDAASKSFETAFRYMTEEEQFAYERLDDILPRDERAAYAADAAAYASRYWTSKDPRYLTPYNERKLEHYVRLTYADLLYGAPDVDLRGWNTERGQILVRYGPPQGDVVIIPRSTSGVRMGAPSSGGTQSDPTGNAGLALEVARRGTDMDLGEEANTYNIWDYGTFKFVFEDPFRNGEYRLYSPSASELADGSLPWVNDYTIKAFETFDQTPELYEYEAPGRQIELPYLVSSFRGRDGNSDVYVNYGIPITEGYDPDQDMINLTANAGTFVVSDNRNMLAERRQTIYGLRTSQIVRFDEANLWVNSEAFATPPGNHEVSVEFETASGGTVAVQRREVPVHDFSGDRLALSDVMLAYRIDEAFDGKPVVASDIYRNGFSIQPAPWSVFGVDQPIYLYFEVYNLGQNPDGTASYDIEAVLLPKEDGNRIGRAVGRLFGGGDAGVSVRLPVQVESQDDAQYLILGAENQEPGLYTLVVRIHDNVSDRDVEMEQDLFLE, encoded by the coding sequence ATGAAGACTATGTCCCCCGCAAGCTCTCTCCCGGGCTTTTTCAATGGATGCGTTGCCGGCATCGTGGCTGCTCTTTTATTTGTCGCCATGCCGGTCCTGGCGCAGCAGGCGGATCCGATGACGGACGGCATCCTTGATTTCCGTCGCGGCGAGTATTCCAGTGCGGTCACGCATTTTGAGCGGGCGCTCGAACAGGATCCGGCGAATGCAGAGGCGCATTTCCTGCTGGCCCGGATCTTCTGGGAAACACCCCTTCGGGATGAACGCAGGGCAGGTCGCGAACTCGACCGCGCATTGGAAATCGAACCGGAAAACGTCCAGTACATGGTTGCGCGCATGCAGCAGTACAAAGCAGACGCTTCCAATTTCATTGTCGAGAAGTCCCGCGAAACGCGTCGCCGAGAACTGGCCCGGGCCATCCTGGAGATCGATCCCCAGAACGCGTTTGCGCACGAAGAACTCGGGGTTGCCTATATCCGGGATTTCTGGAGATACCGGAATGCCCTGATGTATCCGGCCCTGACATTCAACGAGTACAGATACCGGTCGCAGACCACGGTCGACCCTCTGGCGGGTTACCTGGTCGAACAAGCCCAGGATTACGACCGGGACCAAGGCATCGAATATGAGCCGACAACCGACGAGTTGATCGGTGCCGTGGAACAGAACCTGGACCCGAATTCGATTTTCCTTGCCGACGAATTCGACGTGGAGACACTCAAACAACAGGGAATTCCCGTCGTGGACATGTCCAGCCGTGCCCAGAAGGCGTACGACCGGGCGATCGGACACCTGTCGACTGCCCTGGAGTCGGACCCGCGTCAACGCACGGTCTACGACCACCTCATGGAAATCTACGCCCTGAAAGGGGAGTATGAGGAGGCGTTGGACATGCTCTCGCAGATGTACGTGTATTTCCCCGATGATGCCCAATTGTGGACCTATCTGGGATATGCGCACTACAACGTGGGCAACATGGACGCGGCATCGAAGTCTTTCGAGACGGCGTTCCGCTACATGACGGAAGAGGAGCAATTTGCCTATGAACGGCTGGATGATATCCTGCCCCGCGATGAACGCGCCGCGTATGCGGCGGACGCGGCAGCATATGCATCCCGGTATTGGACGAGCAAGGACCCGCGTTACCTCACGCCGTACAATGAGCGGAAACTGGAGCACTATGTGCGGCTGACCTATGCCGACTTGTTGTATGGTGCTCCGGATGTTGATCTGCGGGGCTGGAATACGGAGCGGGGCCAGATCCTCGTACGATACGGTCCTCCGCAGGGAGATGTGGTCATCATTCCCCGCAGTACATCGGGCGTACGGATGGGTGCACCGAGCTCAGGGGGCACGCAGAGTGATCCCACGGGAAACGCAGGGCTGGCGCTGGAAGTAGCGCGGCGTGGAACGGACATGGATCTGGGTGAAGAGGCCAATACCTACAATATCTGGGATTATGGCACGTTCAAGTTTGTCTTTGAAGATCCGTTCCGGAACGGAGAGTACCGTTTGTACAGCCCGTCGGCGTCCGAACTTGCCGATGGTAGCCTGCCGTGGGTGAACGATTACACGATCAAGGCATTTGAGACGTTCGATCAGACTCCGGAATTGTATGAGTACGAAGCGCCGGGACGACAGATCGAATTGCCCTACCTGGTATCGTCGTTTCGCGGACGTGACGGCAACTCGGACGTTTACGTCAACTACGGGATTCCGATCACGGAGGGGTACGACCCGGATCAGGACATGATCAACCTGACTGCGAATGCGGGTACGTTTGTTGTGTCAGACAACCGGAACATGCTGGCAGAGCGTCGGCAGACCATTTATGGGCTTCGGACCTCCCAGATTGTCCGGTTCGATGAGGCGAACTTGTGGGTGAACTCCGAGGCATTCGCCACACCACCAGGCAATCACGAGGTGTCGGTGGAATTCGAAACAGCCAGCGGTGGAACGGTGGCCGTCCAGCGACGTGAGGTGCCCGTTCACGATTTCTCCGGGGACCGATTGGCCCTTTCCGACGTCATGTTGGCGTATCGAATTGACGAAGCCTTCGATGGCAAACCGGTGGTCGCGTCCGATATCTACCGGAATGGATTTTCCATCCAGCCGGCACCGTGGTCGGTGTTCGGCGTGGATCAACCCATCTATCTCTACTTTGAGGTCTACAACCTGGGACAGAATCCGGACGGGACGGCATCGTACGACATCGAGGCCGTTCTGCTGCCGAAGGAAGATGGCAATCGGATTGGACGGGCCGTCGGGCGGCTCTTTGGCGGAGGAGACGCCGGCGTATCCGTACGTCTGCCGGTCCAGGTCGAGTCACAAGACGATGCCCAATACCTCATCCTGGGTGCAGAGAATCAGGAACCCGGTTTGTACACACTCGTGGTCCGTATCCATGACAACGTATCGGATCGGGACGTTGAAATGGAGCAGGATCTGTTCCTGGAATAG